The genomic segment caatttcatagagtctcatagcaaagggtctgaaaacgtatgtaattaaggtatttttgtttattatttttaatagatttgctaaaatgtctaaaacacttgtttcactttgtcattatggggtattgtgtgtagattgctgagcaAGGAGCTCACATCATGTTGTGACAataaaatgtcttttttttaaatgttgtattgCTTTCGTGCTATTTTCACATGTCTATGGCAACATTTCACAACTTTTAGTACAAAACTTAAAACAGATCATCAAAAATGCTGTTTTAACAAAACTCACATTTTCAAATGACTAAATAcaacacacaaaatcacacaGTAACTTTTTCACCAAACCTAATCAGTGTTTCATTTAGAAATACCTTTCATATATAGTAATTGCCtttccacaatgcaatgctcacaaTACTTTTCATATTATTATCTCTAAtttgtttaaatacatttgaccatCACTTAATCCACCTACGTTTAATGTTTAACCACTTAACCATTTGGTAAACCTATAGATTTTTAATTGGTTTGTCTACTATATATGGATATTGAGAACTACATAAATAAAATGTGTGTTTGGACAGTATAAACATTTTAAATGACATGTtcacagattttagagaaaccACAAATGTCGGTaaatataagtgtcttatattggcagaaagcttaaattcgtgttaatataactgcactgtccaatttacagtagcaattactgcaaaaaaatggcatgctattgtttgacgagagctcctaacaacaaaacacttttttcaaagcGATAGGTTTGATATATTCACCTCTGAAGGGAAATGTGTACTTATATTTGAagtcttgctctgatttatcatccaaagggtcccagagtgAACATGACGTGTctttttgttagataaaataatTTTTcttatcctaaaaaggtccatatagcacacaagatcgattttgtatttccactcgttcaatttgcgaATAAAGGAATCAGTGAAAATCTCATTGTTTGAATGAGTCAAATTATGTTCATCTCTATTCCTCAGATATCCTAGAAGGTAACAATACTTCACTatttcattaggggtgtagtatatctaacaggacaccatatttggtcagagagtgacgccttcatggcacgccaATGAAGCGGGCAGCCATCACTTGAAggactgtatctttgtcaaataagcaccaatcggggtcaaacaaagctagctagatagccaatgagctgggctttacgggagtatccGGAAACCCGTCTCGGTCACAAAATGTAGGCGCTAACCTTTTGCGAAGAgatgccttttccttttggacacAACGTAAaagaatattcagagttatgaagttatgaaaactggttgttttgcaaatgttgaatttATAATATGGATACTAATACTTGGAAAGCTAAATCGatgtccaagtatacagatttgatgatattcttgcagaaaaatggaatatgaatgtgAATGTccccttcacgatttgcccaaatgtacttGGGGTCTTCTCACTAAAAGTATTCTTGTTCACTAATTTTTCAAGTCTTCCATCTGGAAATTTGcttatacactgctgccatcttgtggacacgaTCTGAATTACAACCAGAGGGATCGCTTTAACAATGACCTTtcttttgcatttcaaagatggaagTAAAAAATCACCATTTGGTTTtaactttgtattttcttctaccagatctattgtgttatattctcctacattaaattcacatttccacaaatatcaaagtgtttccttccaaattgtaccaagaatatgcatatccttgcttcagggcctgagctacaggcagttagatttgggtatgtcatttaggcgaacatttaaaaaaagggggCTATCCTTAGAAGTTTTTTAAAGTAGTCTATATACTGCAGTGGTTCCTATCTGCCACTGAGGGGGGAATGTACACACAAACAGAAGCAGGAAGAGAGTTACAGACAGTGAAGTCTATTAACATTAGGAAGTAGAGTCATTCTAGCTGGTGCCTTGGTCCTTGACACACATTTGTGCTCAGGTACCATTTACCATAAGAGGCAGACTCTAACTCTCACATggctcttcatctctccctcctcctcctactcctcatcTTCTACAGACTCTCAGCAGGTAAGGGTCACATTTCTATGAATTAAGGGCGAAGTCACCTGGGTCAGTTCACTTTAAACACTGTATAATCAATCAGAATCATGAACAAGCTGTTTCAAGTGTTGGATTAATgtgatatttaaatgtttcctgTATAAAGATTCTATTACATTTTAACTCTAATTTAAATGTGTTTTGTGTTGATGTGTCCACAGTGGGGTATGTTTCTGTGCAGACAGGAGGCTCCATCACCTTCCCATGTAGCTATGATCAGTATTACATCAACCATGTGAAATACTGGTGTCAAGGATTAGGTTGGGATGTATGTTCGTATGTAGTACGTACTGACCATCCTAAGAGCAGTGGTAAGACCTCAATCTCTGATGACATCAACAAGAGAATCTTCACTGTGACCATGACTGACCTGGTGTCAAGGGACTATGGGAATTACAGGTGTGTTGTGGAGATCAATGGAGGAACAGATATCATGATACaatggttctacctgtctgtCACTCCAGGTAAGATCCCTTCACTGCTTGTATCTAGTAAAGTAGAATGAATCATTCCTAGACAGAGCTATACTGTACATGTAGTTAAAACAAGATTATATTTTGTGTCATGATGGAGTAACAGAACTAAGATTGTGAGGATAGttacattcttcaagaatcaatgactATATATAATTATTATGAATTTAAAAAGACCAACAATGGATGTACCAATCACAGAATGCAGCTTGAAGGAATTTATAAGGAGCCTGTTGTAAAAGCACTTTTTCTTCTCTGAATTCTTGTTTTTTTACCTGTGTTCAGGTACTCCAGAACTCTATGTGGAACAACAGGAAGTGACTGGAGTAGAAGGAGGGAGTGTCACTGTCTGTTGTTACTATAGTAACTCTGGAGACATGAAGTGGTGCAGGATGGGTGGtgattgtgtgagtgtgttttctGGGACTTTAAATGGAACATCAGTGACATTAATGCGGACTAGTGATGCCATCAACAGAAAAGTCTTAACAGTGACTATGAGTGGACTGAAGATGGAGAACACTGACTGGTATTGGTGTAGAGTTGGAGAACTAGAGATGCCTGTTCACATCACTGTCAGTCAACAAACTGCAACACAGTTGGAAGTAAAGTCCACCATCACTGTCAGTCAACAAACTGCAACACAGAGAACCTCTAAGATGACCTCAAGTTAGTAGATCAATCACATACTTTATGATCAATATGATTCACTTTGTTTTATCCACTGGTATCATCTGGAACTAATTGTAATATGAACTATGAATGTGATGTTGCTATACAACCTGACTATCTGGTTTACCATTAACTTCATTGATGATATTGTTGTTTTACCTCACAGCAACTCAAGATCCAACCCCTCAACAACCCTCTGCCTCTCCAACTGCTGAGCCTGTTCAGACTGACAACACAAGTCAAGGAGCTGAGGGGAACATGGAGGAAGTCCACCAGAGGTTATTATCACTCCTTCAGATGTTTTATCCCACATGTTGTTAGATAATATGAACTCAGAGGAACATTACAATTCCATCATACACTACAACAGTTAATGCTAACCAAACACCCTCCCTAAATGCATATAGAGACTGTTATCACTTCCTCCTGGGTAGAACATCTGTGGTTGCCTTGTGAGAAGTAGCAGCATTATTGTGTTATACTCACTCATGTGCAAGAACAAATTGCAAACTTAATAAATAGTCCTAATCTCAATAATAATCATATCTCTTCATTTGCATGGTCAACTTCCACACATGTGAACAGATAAATCATTGTTCCATGTATCACAACAAGTGCATACAACAAATGAACAATTTATAATGAtctattttaattgtatttttatttcaagTTCGTATATATGTAATCCATCAGGTCCATAGATGTGAAAGTCCTACTCATCTCTCTGGGCAtgttggtggtggtgacagctggtATCCTAGTAACATGGAAGATGTGGAGAATGCCTAGTAAGTAAACATTTTATGTGAATATAAAATGAGAATAGTTTAGAAAATACTAAACGTATTGATATTGTGACCAACAGTATATTTCTTGCCTGTGATTCATCTTGAATGACAGAAAATACTTGGAGGAATTGTCTTTAAGAAATCCATTCAGAGGTATTATTGTACTATAACAAACTCAGAAGTTACtgacatctccctctctttattcCAGAGGACAATAAGGCCAAGGACCAGACAACAAACAACTCAGTGGTAGGATACACTTCtttaattgtattattttcaaacatctgcaaatctgttcTTGATTTGGGATCATCTACCATTTGACTCCAGCGTTACCTGTTCAGTTGATCATCAATGAGTTGACATAAAAGGTCCCATATTCTAACTGAACCCAAGCTCTTACAGTGCTCAATATGTtgaaaaacaatgtttaaaaGACAGATAACAGGAAATTGTCAGTTCACTAAACATACATCTGAAACAAACTGTGGTTTAGGTGGTAAATAGACATGTCCTGTTCCTCtttgctatttatttatttgcagtcTGCTGACTCTGAGCAGGACATTACATACAGCACAGTGACCAACACCAGAAAAATAGCACAGCAGGTACAAACTGAATAAAACTGGTATTTTTCTGTGGAGATCTTGGACTAGAACCAATCACTCCATCTCTGCAGTGAGccggggttctctctctctctctctccttctctctctctctccttctctctctcctcaatttcTGCAGTGTGAGCTggtgttctctatctctctctctcgatctcactctctctatctctctgtcctcgaTTTCTGCAGTGTGAGTTggtgttctctatctctctctctctcgatctctctgtcCTTGATTTCTGCAGTGTGAGCTGGtgttctctatctatctatctatctatctatctatctatctatctatctatctatctatctatatctatctatctatctatctatctatctatctatctatctatctatctatctatctatctatctatctatctatctatctatctatctatctatctatctatctatctatctatctatctatctatctatctatctatctatctatctatctatctatctatctatctatctatctatctatctatctatctatctatctatctctctctctctctctctctctctctctctctctctctctgtcatcggAATTTCATAATTCCTATATGTGTTCATTAATTAAATTCACTCAGTCTATtttataagaatttgtaagattcctaTTTGCATAAGATAGAtagagaccagtcttatcaaaattagataatagtatttattctcggagctcGCTGCCATGGAACCAagaacaacagtttatatacaaaattTGACGTCATAGGTTATAAAATATCCTTCCTCCTATCGACCAAGGCAAAACAGGTTCAAAGGTTTATTCCAACCCCCTAGCTCACTCACTCCAGACACAAACCATATCAAGATTAACTTCTGAAATCTCACCTTCGTCTATCAATATTCAGCAGACAGTTCCAGATAATGGAAAACCTAGGGAGACACTCGCTGCCTTATCTAAACCTCCCAGAGCTAAGTTGAGTCGGTTCAACCACAGGTTAACGACCCTCTTCGCTTACTTAAAAACCCACAATCCATTCCTCCCCAACCCAGCTGGAATGGTAATTATTATGTTTAATTACCCCCTGTTTCATGCTGCACAATCCCTTCCTTATGAATTAAcattattaatcagatataataaaacagggtagagtttaattagttatagttctatttaaaCGTAGatgttgttttgtcattattcataaaattcctaacactctctctctcctaactcaaattttttttaaattggggggggggcatgggATACATATGTTTTCATTGCCAAAGCAAGGGAAATAGATAGTAAACAAAGTGAAATAACAAAACAAcatgtacagtaaacatcacactaaAGTTCCAAAATACATTTCCAATGTCACATTatgtctatatatatttttttattatttgcctaggcaagtcagtttagaacaaattcttattttcaatgacggcctaggaacagtgggttaactgctgttCAGGAGCAGCACGACaaatttgtatcttgtcagctggggatttgatcttgcaacctttcagttactagtccaacgctctaaccactaggctatcctgccaccTATAGTGTTGTACTGATGTGGAAagagttaaagtacaaaagggaaaataaatacacaaataTATGTTGGAAAGGTTTTTCTTGTGGCAGCAGTTCACAAATCTTGCTGATGTGattacacactgtggtattttaaccactagatatgggagtttatcaaaattggatttgttttcgaattctttgttggtctgtgtaatctgagggaaatatgtgtctctaatatggtcatacatttggcaggaggttagtttacacctcattttgtgggcagtgtgcacatagcctgtcttctcttgagagccatgtctgcttCAGGCAGCCTTTCTCAAAAGCAAGGCTATACATAGTGAAATATTTCCATAATTTTCAgactgtcacagtggtcaggta from the Oncorhynchus kisutch isolate 150728-3 linkage group LG4, Okis_V2, whole genome shotgun sequence genome contains:
- the LOC109885941 gene encoding polymeric immunoglobulin receptor-like isoform X6, with the protein product MALHLSLLLLLLIFYRLSAVGYVSVQTGGSITFPCSYDQYYINHVKYWCQGLGWDVCSYVVRTDHPKSSGKTSISDDINKRIFTVTMTDLVSRDYGNYRCVVEINGGTDIMIQWFYLSVTPGTPELYVEQQEVTGVEGGSVTVCCYYSNSGDMKWCRMGGDCVSVFSGTLNGTSVTLMRTSDAINRKVLTVTMSGLKMENTDWYWCRVGELEMPVHITVSQQTATQLEVKSTITVSQQTATQRTSKMTSTTQDPTPQQPSASPTAEPVQTDNTSQGAEGNMEEVHQRSIDVKVLLISLGMLVVVTAGILVTWKMWRMPKDNKAKDQTTNNSVSADSEQDITYSTVTNTRKIAQQHPIPEADDDVTYSTVIPQHKTQLKGQTKSAEPDDNVVYSSLALQVTTQRAAAAQ
- the LOC109885941 gene encoding polymeric immunoglobulin receptor-like isoform X1; the encoded protein is MALHLSLLLLLLIFYRLSAVGYVSVQTGGSITFPCSYDQYYINHVKYWCQGLGWDVCSYVVRTDHPKSSGKTSISDDINKRIFTVTMTDLVSRDYGNYRCVVEINGGTDIMIQWFYLSVTPGTPELYVEQQEVTGVEGGSVTVCCYYSNSGDMKWCRMGGDCVSVFSGTLNGTSVTLMRTSDAINRKVLTVTMSGLKMENTDWYWCRVGELEMPVHITVSQQTATQLEVKSTITVSQQTATQRTSKMTSTTQDPTPQQPSASPTAEPVQTDNTSQGAEGNMEEVHQRSIDVKVLLISLGMLVVVTAGILVTWKMWRMPKDNKAKDQTTNNSVSADSEQDITYSTVTNTRKIAQQSPNPGSHHDLTYSTVMPDQFRTEEKHPIPEADDDVTYSTVIPQHKTQLKGQTKSAEPDDNVVYSSLALQVTTQQRAAAAQ
- the LOC109885941 gene encoding polymeric immunoglobulin receptor-like isoform X10, encoding MGITGTPELYVEQQEVTGVEGGSVTVCCYYSNSGDMKWCRMGGDCVSVFSGTLNGTSVTLMRTSDAINRKVLTVTMSGLKMENTDWYWCRVGELEMPVHITVSQQTATQLEVKSTITVSQQTATQRTSKMTSTTQDPTPQQPSASPTAEPVQTDNTSQGAEGNMEEVHQRSIDVKVLLISLGMLVVVTAGILVTWKMWRMPKDNKAKDQTTNNSVSADSEQDITYSTVTNTRKIAQQSPNPGSHHDLTYSTVMPDQFRTEEKHPIPEADDDVTYSTVIPQHKTQLKGQTKSAEPDDNVVYSSLALQVTTQQRAAAAQ
- the LOC109885941 gene encoding polymeric immunoglobulin receptor-like isoform X8, whose translation is MALHLSLLLLLLIFYRLSAVGYVSVQTGGSITFPCSYDQYYINHVKYWCQGLGWDVCSYVVRTDHPKSSGKTSISDDINKRIFTVTMTDLVSRDYGNYRCVVEINGGTDIMIQWFYLSVTPGTPELYVEQQEVTGVEGGSVTVCCYYSNSGDMKWCRMGGDCVSVFSGTLNGTSVTLMRTSDAINRKVLTVTMSGLKMENTDWYWCRVGELEMPVHITVSQQTATQLEVKSTITVSQQTATQRTSKMTSTTQDPTPQQPSASPTAEPVQTDNTSQGAEGNMEEVHQRSIDVKVLLISLGMLVVVTAGILVTWKMWRMPKDNKAKDQTTNNSVHPIPEADDDVTYSTVIPQHKTQLKGQTKSAEPDDNVVYSSLALQVTTQRAAAAQ
- the LOC109885941 gene encoding polymeric immunoglobulin receptor-like isoform X2 → MALHLSLLLLLLIFYRLSAVGYVSVQTGGSITFPCSYDQYYINHVKYWCQGLGWDVCSYVVRTDHPKSSGKTSISDDINKRIFTVTMTDLVSRDYGNYRCVVEINGGTDIMIQWFYLSVTPGTPELYVEQQEVTGVEGGSVTVCCYYSNSGDMKWCRMGGDCVSVFSGTLNGTSVTLMRTSDAINRKVLTVTMSGLKMENTDWYWCRVGELEMPVHITVSQQTATQLEVKSTITVSQQTATQRTSKMTSTTQDPTPQQPSASPTAEPVQTDNTSQGAEGNMEEVHQRSIDVKVLLISLGMLVVVTAGILVTWKMWRMPKDNKAKDQTTNNSVSADSEQDITYSTVTNTRKIAQQSPNPGSHHDLTYSTVMPDQFRTEEKHPIPEADDDVTYSTVIPQHKTQLKGQTKSAEPDDNVVYSSLALQVTTQRAAAAQ
- the LOC109885941 gene encoding polymeric immunoglobulin receptor-like isoform X3, whose product is MALHLSLLLLLLIFYRLSAVGYVSVQTGGSITFPCSYDQYYINHVKYWCQGLGWDVCSYVVRTDHPKSSGKTSISDDINKRIFTVTMTDLVSRDYGNYRCVVEINGGTDIMIQWFYLSVTPGTPELYVEQQEVTGVEGGSVTVCCYYSNSGDMKWCRMGGDCVSVFSGTLNGTSVTLMRTSDAINRKVLTVTMSGLKMENTDWYWCRVGELEMPVHITVSQQTATQRTSKMTSTTQDPTPQQPSASPTAEPVQTDNTSQGAEGNMEEVHQRSIDVKVLLISLGMLVVVTAGILVTWKMWRMPKDNKAKDQTTNNSVSADSEQDITYSTVTNTRKIAQQSPNPGSHHDLTYSTVMPDQFRTEEKHPIPEADDDVTYSTVIPQHKTQLKGQTKSAEPDDNVVYSSLALQVTTQQRAAAAQ
- the LOC109885941 gene encoding polymeric immunoglobulin receptor-like isoform X7, giving the protein MALHLSLLLLLLIFYRLSAVGYVSVQTGGSITFPCSYDQYYINHVKYWCQGLGWDVCSYVVRTDHPKSSGKTSISDDINKRIFTVTMTDLVSRDYGNYRCVVEINGGTDIMIQWFYLSVTPGTPELYVEQQEVTGVEGGSVTVCCYYSNSGDMKWCRMGGDCVSVFSGTLNGTSVTLMRTSDAINRKVLTVTMSGLKMENTDWYWCRVGELEMPVHITVSQQTATQLEVKSTITVSQQTATQRTSKMTSTTQDPTPQQPSASPTAEPVQTDNTSQGAEGNMEEVHQRSIDVKVLLISLGMLVVVTAGILVTWKMWRMPKDNKAKDQTTNNSVHPIPEADDDVTYSTVIPQHKTQLKGQTKSAEPDDNVVYSSLALQVTTQQRAAAAQ
- the LOC109885941 gene encoding uncharacterized protein LOC109885941 isoform X11; translated protein: MVLPVCHSRKVLTVTMSGLKMENTDWYWCRVGELEMPVHITVSQQTATQLEVKSTITVSQQTATQRTSKMTSTTQDPTPQQPSASPTAEPVQTDNTSQGAEGNMEEVHQRSIDVKVLLISLGMLVVVTAGILVTWKMWRMPKDNKAKDQTTNNSVSADSEQDITYSTVTNTRKIAQQSPNPGSHHDLTYSTVMPDQFRTEEKHPIPEADDDVTYSTVIPQHKTQLKGQTKSAEPDDNVVYSSLALQVTTQQRAAAAQ
- the LOC109885941 gene encoding polymeric immunoglobulin receptor-like isoform X5 → MALHLSLLLLLLIFYRLSAVGYVSVQTGGSITFPCSYDQYYINHVKYWCQGLGWDVCSYVVRTDHPKSSGKTSISDDINKRIFTVTMTDLVSRDYGNYRCVVEINGGTDIMIQWFYLSVTPGTPELYVEQQEVTGVEGGSVTVCCYYSNSGDMKWCRMGGDCVSVFSGTLNGTSVTLMRTSDAINRKVLTVTMSGLKMENTDWYWCRVGELEMPVHITVSQQTATQLEVKSTITVSQQTATQRTSKMTSTTQDPTPQQPSASPTAEPVQTDNTSQGAEGNMEEVHQRSIDVKVLLISLGMLVVVTAGILVTWKMWRMPKDNKAKDQTTNNSVSADSEQDITYSTVTNTRKIAQQHPIPEADDDVTYSTVIPQHKTQLKGQTKSAEPDDNVVYSSLALQVTTQQRAAAAQ
- the LOC109885941 gene encoding polymeric immunoglobulin receptor-like isoform X4, whose protein sequence is MALHLSLLLLLLIFYRLSAVGYVSVQTGGSITFPCSYDQYYINHVKYWCQGLGWDVCSYVVRTDHPKSSGKTSISDDINKRIFTVTMTDLVSRDYGNYRCVVEINGGTDIMIQWFYLSVTPGTPELYVEQQEVTGVEGGSVTVCCYYSNSGDMKWCRMGGDCVSVFSGTLNGTSVTLMRTSDAINRKVLTVTMSGLKMENTDWYWCRVGELEMPVHITVSQQTATQLEVKSTITVSQQTATQRTSKMTSTTQDPTPQQPSASPTAEPVQTDNTSQGAEGNMEEVHQRSIDVKVLLISLGMLVVVTAGILVTWKMWRMPKDNKAKDQTTNNSVSPNPGSHHDLTYSTVMPDQFRTEEKHPIPEADDDVTYSTVIPQHKTQLKGQTKSAEPDDNVVYSSLALQVTTQQRAAAAQ
- the LOC109885941 gene encoding polymeric immunoglobulin receptor-like isoform X9, which codes for MALHLSLLLLLLIFYRLSAVGYVSVQTGGSITFPCSYDQYYINHVKYWCQGLGWDVCSYVVRTDHPKSSGKTSISDDINKRIFTVTMTDLVSRDYGNYRKVLTVTMSGLKMENTDWYWCRVGELEMPVHITVSQQTATQLEVKSTITVSQQTATQRTSKMTSTTQDPTPQQPSASPTAEPVQTDNTSQGAEGNMEEVHQRSIDVKVLLISLGMLVVVTAGILVTWKMWRMPKDNKAKDQTTNNSVSADSEQDITYSTVTNTRKIAQQSPNPGSHHDLTYSTVMPDQFRTEEKHPIPEADDDVTYSTVIPQHKTQLKGQTKSAEPDDNVVYSSLALQVTTQQRAAAAQ